In Desulfonatronum thioautotrophicum, a genomic segment contains:
- a CDS encoding ABC transporter permease subunit, giving the protein MKNGSSSSSESSQALDKLSGAMPDATARASLRKFRAVKDVSAKYFVSSGGLAVVIALALIFIFLFIELVPVFAPAKIQKSTEYVVPGGLDTQTLLLDMDRYQEVGVRYRANGEVLFFDLVTGAPSLMKAIPVPEALEILSFGEGEPRSNLVALGLSDGTAMLARHQFELDWTDNIRTVVPDLIFPYGSDPVPIDPLGQPLQLIAVQRGSAGTAVAAVTKDGRLLLVQLATRTNFMTGETEVTTRKHDLGPAPGDVSQVLIASNMTDLYLADTSGKLHYYDMLRRSGDGPNHSLEVVADASVSITAVDFLLGTVSLVVGRSDGSLSQYFPVRDDENRRFITHIRDFESHTAPITTLATEYTRKGFAAADASGAVGLHFPTSERTLLLQPVAENSIEVLAFSPTNAALLALDETQNLRLLDVDNPHPEVSFSSLWQRVWYEGRSGPDFVWQSSGATDEFEPKFSQMPLTLGTLKASFYAMLIAMPLAVLGAIYAAYFMSPKMRSVVKPSIELMEALPTVILGFLAGLWLAPFVENNLPAVFSIIVFMPVLMLAAAFIWSTLPQRVRLLVPDGWEAAMLVPLILFFGWFCITLSPYIEIWFFDGSTRQWLTDVGITYDQRNALVVGLAMGFAVIPTIFSIAEDAIFNVPKHLTQGSLALGATPWQTVTRVVLLTASPGIFSAIMIGFGRAVGETMIVLMATGNSPVMNFNIFEGMRTLSANIAVELPETAVGSSHYRILFLAALVLFVLTFFVNTAAEIVRQRLRKKYSSL; this is encoded by the coding sequence ATGAAAAACGGCTCATCTTCTTCCTCGGAATCCTCGCAAGCCCTGGACAAATTATCCGGGGCCATGCCTGATGCCACAGCCCGCGCATCACTGCGAAAGTTCCGGGCAGTCAAGGACGTCTCCGCCAAGTATTTCGTCAGTTCCGGCGGCTTGGCCGTGGTCATCGCGTTGGCCCTGATCTTCATCTTTTTGTTCATTGAGCTGGTCCCGGTCTTTGCTCCGGCGAAGATCCAAAAAAGTACGGAATATGTCGTTCCCGGCGGGCTGGATACGCAAACTTTGCTCCTGGATATGGACCGTTACCAGGAGGTCGGTGTGCGGTATCGAGCCAACGGTGAGGTGCTCTTTTTCGACCTTGTCACCGGCGCACCCAGCCTGATGAAGGCGATTCCCGTTCCTGAGGCCCTGGAAATTCTCTCTTTCGGCGAGGGTGAGCCACGATCCAACCTGGTTGCCTTGGGTCTTTCAGACGGTACGGCCATGCTGGCCCGCCACCAGTTTGAACTGGACTGGACGGACAATATCCGGACCGTGGTCCCAGATTTGATCTTCCCTTATGGCAGTGATCCGGTTCCCATCGATCCTTTGGGGCAACCGTTGCAACTTATCGCCGTCCAGCGAGGAAGCGCTGGAACAGCAGTGGCCGCCGTCACCAAAGACGGCCGGCTACTATTGGTCCAGTTGGCCACTCGGACGAATTTTATGACCGGTGAGACTGAGGTCACCACCAGGAAGCATGACCTTGGCCCGGCACCTGGTGACGTTTCGCAGGTATTGATCGCTTCGAACATGACGGACCTTTATCTGGCCGATACGAGTGGCAAGCTGCATTACTATGACATGTTGCGCCGATCCGGGGATGGACCGAATCACAGCCTGGAAGTCGTTGCGGACGCATCCGTCTCCATCACGGCCGTGGACTTTCTGTTGGGCACGGTTTCACTGGTTGTCGGTCGTTCCGACGGTTCCCTGAGTCAGTATTTTCCTGTCCGGGACGATGAAAACCGGCGCTTCATCACCCATATCCGGGATTTTGAGTCACACACGGCACCAATCACAACCCTGGCCACGGAATATACCCGCAAGGGGTTTGCCGCGGCGGATGCTTCCGGCGCTGTTGGTTTACACTTTCCTACTTCGGAAAGAACCCTTTTGCTGCAACCGGTGGCTGAGAATTCCATTGAGGTGTTGGCTTTCTCGCCCACGAACGCGGCACTGCTGGCGTTGGACGAAACCCAAAATTTGCGACTGCTGGATGTTGACAACCCGCACCCAGAGGTCTCCTTCAGCTCTTTGTGGCAGAGGGTTTGGTACGAGGGGCGGTCCGGGCCGGACTTTGTCTGGCAGTCCTCTGGGGCAACGGATGAATTCGAACCGAAGTTCAGTCAGATGCCGCTAACTCTGGGCACGTTGAAGGCTTCATTCTACGCCATGCTCATCGCCATGCCCCTGGCCGTGCTCGGGGCGATCTACGCGGCCTATTTTATGAGTCCCAAGATGCGGTCCGTGGTCAAGCCGTCCATCGAGCTCATGGAGGCGTTGCCCACGGTTATTCTCGGATTTCTGGCTGGATTATGGTTGGCCCCTTTTGTGGAGAATAATCTCCCAGCGGTTTTTTCCATAATTGTGTTCATGCCCGTGCTGATGCTTGCAGCAGCCTTCATCTGGAGCACACTGCCCCAACGCGTTCGCCTGCTGGTTCCTGATGGCTGGGAGGCGGCCATGCTCGTGCCGCTTATTTTGTTTTTCGGCTGGTTCTGCATCACCCTCAGCCCATACATTGAGATCTGGTTTTTTGACGGGAGTACCCGGCAGTGGCTGACCGACGTGGGCATCACCTACGACCAGCGCAACGCCCTGGTGGTCGGCTTGGCCATGGGTTTTGCCGTTATTCCGACGATCTTTTCCATAGCAGAGGACGCCATTTTCAACGTGCCCAAGCATTTGACCCAGGGGTCGCTGGCCTTGGGGGCGACCCCCTGGCAAACCGTTACCCGTGTGGTCCTGCTCACTGCCAGCCCTGGGATCTTTTCGGCCATCATGATCGGTTTCGGCCGGGCTGTGGGCGAAACCATGATCGTGCTCATGGCCACGGGCAACAGTCCTGTGATGAATTTCAATATTTTCGAAGGCATGCGGACTTTGTCCGCCAATATTGCCGTGGAACTGCCGGAAACCGCCGTGGGCAGTTCCCACTACCGGATTCTTTTTCTTGCGGCCCTGGTGCTCTTCGTGCTGACCTTTTTCGTGAATACGGCGGCGGAAATTGTCCGACAGCGGCTGCGCAAGAAATACAGCTCCCTGTAA
- a CDS encoding PstS family phosphate ABC transporter substrate-binding protein, whose protein sequence is MRKFMTTVMLLGTLVAVNAKAQVEVDPALPEYTPVSGISGNLSSMGSDTLNNLMTLWAEAFQSYYPNVNIQIQGAGSGTAPPALIEATANFGPMSRDMRASEIEQFEQRFGYAPTKVTTAVDTIAVYLNKDNPLDCLSVPEVDAIFSATRRCGHGEDITRWGQLGMSGAWENRDFTLYSRNAVSGTYGFFKEVALCGGDFKPTINEQPGSASVVQGVTESLNGIGYSGIGYITSGVKAASLNIDGTCFEPNAENAASGDYPLARGLFLYVNKHPNEPLAPVEREFLRLVLSKQGQEVVVRDGFIPLPETVAARVRAQLGM, encoded by the coding sequence ATGCGTAAGTTCATGACCACCGTCATGCTTTTGGGAACCCTCGTCGCGGTGAATGCAAAGGCACAGGTCGAAGTTGACCCGGCCCTGCCGGAGTACACTCCAGTCAGCGGCATCTCCGGCAACCTGTCCAGCATGGGTTCGGACACCCTGAACAACCTGATGACTCTTTGGGCTGAGGCTTTTCAGAGCTACTACCCCAACGTGAACATCCAGATCCAGGGTGCGGGCTCTGGTACAGCGCCACCAGCCCTGATCGAGGCCACGGCCAATTTCGGTCCCATGAGCCGGGATATGCGGGCTTCGGAGATCGAGCAATTCGAACAGCGTTTCGGATATGCACCGACAAAGGTGACCACGGCTGTGGATACCATCGCCGTGTACCTGAACAAGGACAACCCGCTGGATTGTCTTTCGGTTCCTGAAGTTGATGCCATCTTCTCCGCCACCCGCCGTTGCGGGCATGGCGAAGACATCACCCGCTGGGGCCAGCTGGGTATGTCCGGTGCCTGGGAGAACAGAGACTTCACCCTGTACAGTCGGAACGCTGTGTCCGGCACGTACGGCTTTTTCAAGGAAGTGGCTCTTTGTGGCGGTGACTTCAAGCCGACCATCAACGAGCAGCCCGGTTCCGCTTCCGTGGTCCAGGGCGTGACCGAATCCCTCAACGGCATTGGCTACTCCGGTATCGGCTACATCACCTCTGGGGTGAAGGCCGCGTCTCTGAACATCGACGGTACCTGCTTCGAGCCCAATGCGGAAAACGCGGCTTCCGGCGATTATCCGCTGGCTCGCGGTCTTTTCCTTTATGTGAACAAGCACCCCAACGAGCCGTTGGCTCCGGTTGAGCGGGAATTCCTGCGCCTGGTGCTCTCCAAACAAGGTCAGGAAGTGGTTGTGCGTGACGGATTTATCCCGTTGCCCGAAACCGTCGCTGCCCGTGTTCGCGCCCAGCTCGGCATGTAG
- a CDS encoding HAMP domain-containing sensor histidine kinase — translation MPQTSLRLRIMLWFWGLLLAVFIPLYFFLAQTVRTDLVNHGQERAMRQLETSCWLFSTQSFPDGEAGIQRWLTELGERLDVRMTYTINGRVAADSHVSDIRLPQVEDHALRPEIVQAARGQVGMDIRHSATIGRDLIYVAQSCPAQGVAEGDSVLRLALPMSNLYEQLETLKKRFFSILAVCLLISLLLSFWFSKNLLASIKNLVQLVSAVGAGAYDRRLHVSRASEFYPLVEAVNTMAQAISSHIKDVQEQKNRLQALFNGMSEAVMAVGRDGRIISVNPAFRRFFPKIQSIEGKTLLEATLEPELGTAMQRILREQPEHSEELLLRRSGGAELEARINTYEDPSGGLQAVIVIQDVSLPRRMEKIRRDFVANVSHEMRTPLTSIKGYTETLLGDPPPNPETARKFLGIIHRNAEHMAAMVTDLLKLAKLEAEAPSAELEVMDAAQSLEMALEICSPLAQEKAIRYVNHLESCADVQVLGDGPRLGQVFQNILENAIRHSPRSGVITISCFLEGDEVVFSVQDQGAGIPREHQERLFERFYRQDSSRGEGNGGTGLGLAICKHIIRHHGGRIWVNSTPGEGATFSFTLKAARQKSEATG, via the coding sequence ATGCCACAAACCTCCCTTCGCCTGCGGATCATGCTCTGGTTCTGGGGCCTGCTTTTGGCGGTCTTCATTCCCTTGTACTTTTTTTTGGCCCAAACCGTGCGCACGGATCTGGTGAATCATGGTCAGGAGCGGGCCATGCGCCAGCTGGAAACGTCCTGCTGGCTTTTTTCCACCCAGAGTTTTCCCGACGGGGAGGCAGGCATTCAAAGATGGCTGACCGAGCTGGGAGAACGCCTGGATGTCCGAATGACCTACACCATCAACGGCCGGGTCGCGGCGGACAGCCATGTCAGCGATATCCGCCTGCCCCAGGTGGAGGATCATGCATTGCGCCCTGAAATTGTTCAGGCCGCAAGAGGGCAGGTGGGTATGGATATTCGCCACAGTGCGACGATTGGCCGCGATTTGATCTATGTCGCGCAAAGCTGCCCCGCGCAGGGTGTCGCGGAAGGCGACAGCGTTCTGCGTCTGGCCCTGCCCATGTCCAATCTGTACGAGCAGTTGGAAACCCTGAAAAAACGCTTTTTCTCTATTCTCGCCGTTTGTTTGCTGATCTCCCTGCTGCTGAGCTTCTGGTTTTCCAAAAATCTGCTGGCATCCATCAAGAACCTGGTGCAATTGGTCTCCGCTGTGGGCGCGGGTGCCTATGACCGGAGGTTACATGTTTCCCGGGCAAGTGAATTTTACCCCCTGGTTGAAGCCGTGAATACCATGGCCCAGGCCATATCCAGCCATATCAAGGATGTCCAGGAGCAGAAAAACCGTTTGCAAGCCTTGTTCAATGGTATGAGTGAAGCCGTGATGGCTGTGGGCCGGGATGGTCGAATTATATCGGTCAATCCGGCGTTTCGACGCTTTTTCCCGAAAATTCAGAGCATCGAGGGCAAAACATTGCTGGAGGCCACCCTGGAACCGGAACTGGGAACGGCCATGCAGCGCATCTTGCGCGAGCAGCCGGAGCATTCGGAAGAGCTGCTCTTGCGACGTTCAGGCGGAGCGGAACTGGAGGCCAGGATCAACACCTACGAGGATCCTTCCGGAGGGCTGCAAGCCGTGATCGTCATTCAGGATGTCAGCCTGCCCCGGCGCATGGAAAAGATCCGCCGTGATTTTGTGGCCAACGTATCCCATGAAATGCGCACCCCATTGACGTCCATCAAGGGCTATACCGAGACCCTCCTGGGCGATCCCCCGCCGAATCCGGAAACAGCACGCAAATTTCTGGGGATCATTCACCGCAATGCGGAGCATATGGCGGCGATGGTCACGGATCTGCTCAAGTTGGCCAAGCTTGAAGCCGAGGCTCCATCTGCAGAATTGGAGGTCATGGACGCCGCCCAGTCCCTGGAGATGGCCCTGGAAATATGCAGCCCTTTGGCGCAAGAGAAGGCAATCCGCTATGTCAACCACTTGGAATCCTGCGCCGATGTTCAGGTTTTGGGCGATGGACCCCGTTTAGGCCAGGTCTTTCAAAACATTCTGGAAAATGCGATCCGGCATAGTCCCCGTAGTGGAGTGATCACGATCTCGTGTTTCCTTGAGGGCGACGAGGTTGTTTTCAGTGTTCAGGACCAGGGCGCCGGCATCCCCCGTGAACATCAGGAGCGACTTTTCGAGCGTTTCTATCGCCAGGATTCCTCCCGAGGAGAAGGCAATGGTGGAACAGGACTCGGTCTGGCGATTTGCAAACACATCATCCGGCATCACGGTGGCAGAATCTGGGTCAACAGTACGCCTGGCGAGGGTGCGACGTTCTCTTTTACATTGAAAGCCGCGCGGCAGAAATCTGAGGCAACGGGGTAA